From a single Halorussus halophilus genomic region:
- a CDS encoding VOC family protein yields MHLAHTAVWVSDIDRTAAFYEGALDLAFHREFEIDGVRNYFVGSEDGAEIQFKCDSDSRDSEDRTDTRGFDHLAFSVDDVDATFERVVEATDCPVAMEPTTIEQIGSRVAFVEDPDGYEVEFEETLS; encoded by the coding sequence ATGCACCTCGCACACACTGCGGTATGGGTATCGGATATCGACCGAACGGCGGCGTTCTACGAAGGCGCACTTGATCTCGCGTTCCACCGCGAGTTCGAAATCGATGGCGTGCGTAACTACTTCGTTGGAAGCGAGGACGGTGCTGAAATCCAGTTTAAATGTGATTCGGACTCTAGGGACAGTGAGGACCGAACCGACACCCGTGGATTCGACCACCTCGCGTTCAGTGTCGACGACGTCGATGCGACGTTCGAACGAGTCGTCGAGGCGACGGATTGTCCCGTCGCGATGGAGCCGACTACTATCGAACAGATCGGGAGTCGAGTGGCATTCGTCGAGGACCCAGACGGGTACGAGGTCGAGTTCGAGGAGACACTCTCGTAG
- a CDS encoding aldehyde ferredoxin oxidoreductase family protein: MTGTLPPVYGGEILHVHLDSGETTTEAISPADARRFLGGNGFAAKAVYDHVPADADPFDASSVVAFAVGPMNLTPFQSTSRGVVGFVSPLTNGFFDSTFGGTFPQAQKTTGYELIVLHGVADELSYVHVSEDGARIEDATDFAGMDTYKTCTAVRDEEGRGHETHVIAAGPAGENQVRYACLLHDGKLREGVAGRGGSGAVLGSKNVKAVAVREGEFSPELADEDGLREAATGRMGDLLRETEMLQEYGTAGLVNPVNEMGKLGRRNNQSEQVADDEAEAVSGETLKSDYVTEDTTCANCAVRCGKHVSVQSEGMTEAKIPEFESLYATTSMQEVYDIKRVMKANDLCDRLGIDTISWGVTVAFARECYEKGLIDEDASPYLEFGDADGLVELARQTAHRDGIGDTLAEGSFRMSASLAEEADRYLHGSKGLEFAAHSPRGLKGMSIGYATATRGGSHHDTRPTPQYGGEHAETTEGTPEFAARSQHFTALGDSLTQCRFVSEGGWGKEVNDRYRDAINLATGWDLTTEEVETIGERVYNLERLINVERGVANRETDTLSYRVMQEPIPDGPAEGMYCPPEELDRMLTEYYAFRGWDEDGKPTDDTVARLDLESIRAN; the protein is encoded by the coding sequence ATGACAGGGACCCTTCCACCGGTTTACGGCGGCGAGATACTGCACGTTCACCTCGATAGCGGTGAAACCACGACCGAAGCAATTTCACCAGCAGACGCACGGCGGTTCCTCGGTGGCAACGGTTTCGCTGCGAAAGCAGTGTACGACCACGTGCCGGCCGACGCTGACCCATTCGACGCGTCGAGCGTCGTCGCGTTCGCCGTTGGGCCGATGAATCTGACCCCGTTCCAGAGTACCAGTCGTGGCGTCGTCGGGTTCGTCAGTCCGTTGACGAACGGCTTTTTCGACTCGACGTTCGGTGGGACGTTCCCTCAGGCTCAGAAGACGACTGGCTACGAGCTAATCGTCCTGCATGGCGTTGCTGACGAGTTATCCTACGTCCATGTCAGCGAGGACGGAGCACGAATCGAGGATGCCACTGACTTCGCAGGGATGGATACCTACAAGACGTGTACCGCCGTCCGAGACGAGGAAGGACGTGGACACGAGACGCACGTCATCGCAGCTGGGCCTGCTGGCGAGAATCAAGTCCGATACGCGTGTTTACTACACGACGGTAAACTCCGAGAGGGCGTCGCTGGGCGCGGTGGGTCCGGAGCCGTCCTCGGGTCGAAGAACGTCAAGGCCGTCGCGGTCCGCGAGGGTGAGTTCTCTCCGGAGTTAGCCGACGAAGACGGACTCCGAGAAGCGGCAACCGGACGGATGGGTGACCTACTCCGGGAGACGGAGATGCTCCAAGAGTACGGGACGGCTGGGCTCGTCAACCCCGTCAACGAAATGGGGAAACTTGGTCGTCGAAACAACCAGTCCGAGCAGGTAGCCGACGACGAAGCCGAAGCAGTGAGTGGGGAGACGCTGAAATCCGACTACGTTACCGAAGACACCACGTGTGCGAACTGTGCAGTGCGGTGTGGCAAGCACGTCTCCGTCCAATCGGAGGGGATGACCGAAGCGAAGATACCCGAGTTCGAGAGTCTGTACGCGACCACGTCGATGCAGGAAGTGTACGACATCAAACGCGTGATGAAGGCGAACGATCTCTGTGACCGACTCGGTATCGACACCATCTCGTGGGGCGTCACGGTCGCGTTCGCTCGCGAGTGCTACGAGAAGGGACTCATCGACGAGGACGCCTCGCCCTATCTGGAGTTCGGCGACGCAGACGGTCTCGTTGAACTCGCTCGCCAGACCGCACACCGCGACGGCATCGGCGATACGCTCGCCGAAGGTTCGTTCCGGATGTCGGCTTCGCTCGCCGAGGAGGCAGACCGCTACCTACACGGGTCGAAGGGCTTGGAGTTCGCCGCTCACTCTCCGCGCGGGCTCAAGGGGATGAGCATCGGGTACGCGACTGCGACGCGCGGTGGCTCCCACCACGATACTCGGCCCACTCCACAGTACGGTGGTGAACACGCGGAAACGACGGAGGGCACACCGGAATTCGCTGCTCGTTCTCAGCATTTCACCGCTCTCGGTGATTCACTGACTCAGTGTCGGTTCGTCAGCGAGGGCGGTTGGGGTAAGGAGGTCAACGACCGCTATCGAGACGCTATCAATCTAGCGACCGGTTGGGACCTGACCACTGAGGAAGTCGAGACTATCGGTGAACGCGTCTACAATCTCGAACGGCTCATCAACGTCGAGCGCGGCGTCGCGAACCGGGAGACGGACACGCTCAGTTATCGGGTGATGCAGGAACCGATCCCCGACGGCCCGGCAGAGGGCATGTACTGCCCACCAGAAGAACTCGACCGAATGCTCACCGAGTACTACGCGTTCCGGGGCTGGGACGAAGACGGAAAGCCGACAGACGACACCGTAGCGCGACTCGACCTTGAGTCCATCCGCGCGAACTGA
- the rdfA gene encoding rod-determining factor RdfA — protein sequence METAESDDDSTGGRKSKVARLISEYDLHGIGSEMEQYWTADGDQRWSLRDLADYFNQRLLETAMSNAGMHSLDGEHQNHYRLLTSDDVSTADRTRTRRRLEREGIAVEELLEDFVTYQAIRTYLTKYREAEYSKDDHDQVEREAKNIQRLRGRTLSVVESKLQQLHDADHIELGDAQTLVEIKVICMECGTQYTIDELLEQEGCDCD from the coding sequence ATGGAGACGGCTGAAAGCGACGATGACTCGACGGGCGGGAGAAAAAGCAAGGTCGCACGCCTGATATCCGAGTACGACCTGCACGGAATCGGGTCGGAGATGGAGCAGTACTGGACGGCCGACGGCGACCAGCGTTGGAGTCTCCGCGACCTTGCCGACTACTTTAACCAACGACTGCTCGAAACGGCCATGTCTAATGCCGGTATGCATTCTCTCGACGGTGAACACCAAAACCACTATCGTCTACTGACTAGCGATGACGTTAGTACGGCCGACCGAACGCGAACCCGTCGTCGCCTCGAACGCGAGGGTATCGCTGTCGAGGAACTTCTCGAGGATTTCGTCACGTATCAGGCGATCAGGACCTACCTCACCAAGTATCGCGAGGCGGAGTACTCGAAGGACGACCACGACCAAGTGGAACGTGAGGCTAAAAATATCCAGCGACTGCGGGGTCGAACGCTCTCCGTTGTCGAGAGTAAACTCCAGCAACTCCACGACGCCGATCACATCGAACTAGGAGACGCACAGACGCTCGTCGAAATCAAAGTCATCTGCATGGAGTGCGGTACTCAGTATACCATCGACGAACTACTCGAGCAAGAGGGGTGCGATTGTGACTAA
- a CDS encoding IclR family transcriptional regulator, whose protein sequence is MAEEHTDDAHRTVKAVDTSLDILEALVEREPMTVTELAETVGRSPSSVHAHLATLRRRKYVVEEDYHYRPGLRYFEIGEKVKENHIGIYRHGTSEAKNLAQEVGEFVWLMVEEHGQAIYVYKTGNERAVETGAYTLGSRWPLHATAAGKVALAHMDEDRVVEILDEYGLEAVTKNTITDRSELLSELETIREEGIAFDDEEAAVGLRAIAAPVHGFDDLIGAISISGPVSRVKAKRFRTELPERLREASNIIGVKYRGATVSTKDLD, encoded by the coding sequence ATGGCAGAGGAGCACACGGACGACGCCCACCGAACCGTGAAAGCGGTCGACACATCTCTCGATATCTTGGAGGCGCTCGTCGAACGAGAGCCGATGACAGTAACAGAGTTAGCAGAGACCGTCGGCCGCTCTCCTAGTAGCGTCCACGCCCATCTCGCGACACTACGGCGACGAAAATACGTCGTCGAAGAGGACTATCACTATCGGCCGGGACTGCGCTACTTCGAAATCGGCGAGAAGGTCAAAGAGAACCACATCGGCATCTATCGACACGGGACGAGCGAGGCCAAGAACCTCGCACAGGAAGTTGGCGAGTTCGTTTGGTTGATGGTCGAAGAACACGGTCAAGCGATCTACGTGTACAAGACTGGCAACGAACGCGCCGTCGAAACTGGCGCGTATACGTTGGGCAGTCGGTGGCCACTCCATGCGACAGCGGCAGGGAAAGTCGCTCTCGCGCACATGGATGAAGACCGTGTCGTCGAAATACTCGACGAGTACGGACTCGAAGCGGTGACGAAGAACACGATAACGGACCGGTCGGAACTACTGAGCGAGTTGGAGACGATTCGGGAGGAGGGAATCGCGTTCGACGACGAGGAGGCCGCCGTCGGACTACGTGCGATCGCTGCACCAGTGCATGGGTTCGACGATCTTATCGGGGCAATTTCTATCTCAGGACCCGTTAGCCGTGTCAAAGCCAAGCGCTTTCGAACTGAACTCCCAGAGCGACTTCGCGAAGCGTCGAACATCATCGGCGTGAAGTATCGGGGAGCGACTGTCTCGACAAAAGACCTCGACTAA
- a CDS encoding IclR family transcriptional regulator, protein MGELAKNPVKATERTFTIIEALEQLDGARLCDLSDYLELPKSTVHNHLQTLLEHGYVRRADDEYRIGFKFLHYGEYARSNERLYRVARPVIDDLAEETGEVANLMVPAQNRGIYLYKTKGTKAVNHDTRSGKYIDLHCTALGKAILAHLPQAQVEEIIDDHGLDAKTSRTVATREELYDELAQIREQGFAQNRGERIERVRCVAAPITNRENIAIGSISVSSPETRMKGERFDEILPELLCEAANVVEINLLHEQ, encoded by the coding sequence ATGGGGGAACTCGCAAAGAATCCGGTGAAAGCAACCGAACGGACGTTCACTATCATCGAAGCGCTCGAGCAGTTAGACGGTGCACGACTCTGTGACCTATCTGACTACCTCGAACTGCCGAAAAGTACCGTTCACAACCATCTTCAGACGCTGTTGGAACATGGCTACGTCCGAAGAGCAGACGACGAGTATCGAATCGGATTCAAATTCCTCCACTACGGAGAGTATGCGCGCAGCAACGAGAGACTGTATCGCGTCGCCAGACCCGTCATCGACGACCTCGCCGAAGAGACAGGAGAGGTAGCGAACCTAATGGTGCCCGCACAAAATCGCGGCATCTACCTCTACAAGACGAAAGGAACGAAGGCAGTCAACCACGACACTCGGTCCGGAAAGTACATCGACCTCCACTGCACGGCCCTCGGCAAGGCAATACTCGCACACCTCCCTCAAGCCCAAGTCGAGGAAATAATCGACGACCATGGTCTGGACGCGAAAACGAGCCGCACCGTTGCGACGCGCGAGGAGCTGTACGACGAGTTAGCCCAGATTCGCGAGCAAGGCTTCGCGCAGAATCGGGGTGAACGCATCGAGCGCGTGCGGTGTGTCGCTGCACCCATTACCAACCGAGAGAACATCGCAATCGGTTCAATCAGCGTCTCGAGTCCGGAAACACGGATGAAGGGCGAACGGTTCGACGAAATTCTGCCCGAACTTCTCTGTGAGGCCGCAAACGTGGTCGAAATCAATCTCCTCCACGAGCAGTGA
- a CDS encoding gamma-glutamyltransferase family protein, translating to MVGTETAVDLDRFGSRRSVVYGNDGIIATSQPLAATAGIEILREGGNAFDAAVATAATLNVVEPTSTGLGGDAFMLYRTADGDVGAMRSCGGAPADATIENVRAILAEEQECAPEDVTYPLTGPHTVTVPGTARGWETTVETFGRRSLAEVLRPAIEYAEQGYPVTEFVAQKWTHAETLFEDQNARETFLLDGRSPRVGEVIRLPDLGDSLRTIASEGADVVYEGSIADAIVDEVREKGGLLSTDDLASFEPEFVDPVSTTYGGAEIYELPPNNQGLVALEALNIAEELGVGELPAQSPRRTHYLVEALKLAFHDGHHYITDPEYEDVPPLASKQYASERAATVGEAAATNVSIGVPESNAEDADTVLLTVADGDGNVVTFINSLFKGFGSGLVAGDTGIALQNRGRSFSLDPEHPNRLEPGKRPFHTLIPALVRFGADDWAAFGVMGGFMQPQGHLQVLSNVLDCQDSLQTALDAPRWRYRESGVLSVEARMTDDLLAKLARRGHDVQVRPPEEFGGGQFARYQSGVLSGATDPRKDGTVGCY from the coding sequence ATGGTGGGGACCGAGACAGCGGTAGACCTCGATAGATTTGGCTCCCGGCGGTCAGTCGTGTACGGGAACGACGGCATTATTGCGACGAGTCAACCACTCGCCGCGACGGCTGGCATCGAAATCCTTCGAGAGGGAGGAAACGCGTTCGACGCCGCCGTCGCCACAGCGGCGACCCTGAACGTCGTCGAACCGACGAGTACGGGACTCGGTGGTGACGCATTCATGTTGTACCGAACCGCCGACGGCGACGTCGGTGCGATGCGTTCCTGTGGTGGTGCGCCTGCCGACGCAACAATCGAGAATGTACGAGCGATACTCGCCGAAGAACAAGAGTGCGCGCCCGAAGACGTGACATACCCACTGACGGGCCCTCACACGGTAACCGTTCCAGGAACCGCTCGTGGGTGGGAGACGACCGTCGAGACGTTCGGTCGCCGTTCGTTGGCGGAGGTGCTTCGGCCAGCAATCGAGTACGCAGAACAGGGCTATCCCGTGACCGAGTTCGTCGCGCAGAAGTGGACGCACGCAGAGACGCTATTCGAGGACCAGAACGCCCGCGAGACGTTCTTACTCGACGGCCGGTCGCCACGAGTGGGTGAAGTGATTCGACTACCAGACCTCGGGGATTCGCTTCGCACGATTGCAAGCGAGGGGGCCGACGTCGTCTACGAAGGGTCGATAGCCGACGCGATAGTCGATGAAGTACGGGAGAAAGGTGGATTGCTGAGCACCGACGACCTCGCCTCGTTCGAACCGGAGTTCGTGGACCCCGTCTCAACAACGTACGGTGGTGCTGAAATCTACGAACTCCCGCCGAACAATCAGGGTCTCGTCGCCCTCGAAGCTCTCAACATCGCGGAGGAACTCGGCGTCGGTGAACTGCCCGCCCAATCACCTCGTCGGACACACTATCTCGTAGAGGCACTCAAGCTAGCGTTCCACGACGGTCATCACTACATCACCGACCCCGAGTACGAAGACGTGCCACCGCTGGCTTCGAAGCAGTATGCGAGCGAGCGCGCCGCGACAGTCGGTGAAGCGGCGGCGACGAACGTCTCGATTGGTGTCCCTGAATCGAATGCAGAAGATGCCGACACTGTTCTCTTGACGGTCGCCGACGGCGACGGGAACGTCGTCACGTTCATCAACTCGTTGTTCAAAGGATTCGGGTCCGGCCTCGTCGCAGGAGATACCGGTATCGCACTGCAGAACCGTGGGCGGTCGTTCTCGCTCGATCCAGAGCATCCGAACCGTCTCGAACCCGGCAAGCGACCGTTCCATACGCTGATTCCGGCACTGGTCCGGTTCGGCGCGGACGACTGGGCGGCGTTCGGCGTCATGGGAGGGTTCATGCAACCACAGGGACACCTCCAAGTGCTTTCGAACGTCCTCGATTGTCAGGACTCCTTACAGACAGCACTCGACGCTCCACGGTGGCGATATCGAGAAAGCGGCGTTCTTTCGGTCGAAGCGAGAATGACGGACGACCTACTTGCAAAGTTGGCGCGTCGGGGTCACGATGTCCAAGTCCGTCCTCCTGAGGAGTTCGGTGGAGGCCAGTTCGCTCGGTATCAGTCAGGTGTGTTGTCTGGAGCGACTGACCCAAGAAAGGACGGAACGGTCGGTTGTTACTGA
- a CDS encoding fumarylacetoacetate hydrolase family protein produces the protein MEAFDLDSIGTFIALGGSFSTHRRQDSQPEWPILWTVPAQAIIPEEEPIQIPSYVEDVVPGPEPAVVIGDVGDGLWQASESEAAEAVKGFTVSNDVTAKGKFPAYPYPDQEGSLGRGYKIFPSFSPTLSGYEPLAADAIDEGTNVEAVVDGETVVSGSTDTMDWTVAELVAHVSKIINLQENDVISLGDPSQPTGYLDDAEEVTCIVENVGELTNPVERME, from the coding sequence ATGGAAGCGTTCGACCTCGACTCGATAGGCACGTTCATCGCGCTCGGGGGGAGTTTTTCGACGCACAGACGACAGGACAGCCAACCAGAGTGGCCCATCCTCTGGACTGTCCCAGCACAAGCAATCATCCCGGAAGAGGAACCGATCCAGATTCCGTCATACGTCGAAGACGTGGTTCCCGGTCCGGAACCGGCGGTCGTCATCGGCGACGTCGGGGACGGTCTCTGGCAGGCGTCAGAATCGGAAGCCGCAGAGGCGGTCAAAGGGTTCACTGTCTCCAACGACGTGACGGCGAAGGGGAAGTTCCCCGCGTACCCCTACCCCGACCAAGAGGGGTCGCTGGGTCGCGGCTACAAGATTTTCCCGTCGTTTAGTCCGACGCTGTCGGGCTACGAACCACTCGCTGCGGACGCCATCGACGAGGGCACCAACGTCGAGGCAGTCGTGGACGGGGAGACGGTCGTCTCCGGGTCGACCGACACGATGGATTGGACTGTCGCGGAACTCGTTGCGCACGTCAGCAAGATTATCAACCTACAGGAGAACGACGTGATTTCGCTCGGCGACCCCTCGCAACCGACGGGGTACCTCGACGACGCCGAGGAAGTGACGTGCATCGTCGAGAACGTCGGCGAACTCACGAACCCAGTCGAGCGAATGGAGTGA
- a CDS encoding YeiH family protein has translation MALKRTAVQYSDVLGGLALLAVIGICARTVAVLVPGANYLIVAIALGALLTNLYGVPDWARAGVNSHKLLLETGIVLMGIRLTLDSILDAGPTLIGLVIAVIVFTCLLIEFVSRNVFGMADKTGSLLAAGASICGVSAIVAVSGSIHADEDQIAYAVATILLFDALTLAAYPLVGHLLGLTDTVFGVWAGLSMFSTGPVAAAGFAYSETAGQWATVTKLTRNLFIGLAVVAYSVYYARRRATSTRSIDSLSLLWTKFPKFVLGFVAVMVVANLGILTPTQVTSARHAYQWLFLLAFAGLGMHIRVADVRDTGLRPVIVVFVSLLVVSSVTLFVVSALFGL, from the coding sequence ATGGCACTGAAGCGCACCGCCGTCCAGTACTCAGACGTACTCGGTGGTCTCGCGCTTCTCGCGGTCATCGGCATCTGCGCACGAACGGTCGCAGTCCTCGTCCCCGGTGCCAACTACCTCATCGTCGCAATCGCACTCGGAGCGCTATTGACTAATCTCTACGGCGTTCCCGACTGGGCACGAGCAGGTGTCAATTCACACAAACTCCTCCTAGAGACCGGAATCGTACTGATGGGTATCCGACTGACGCTCGACTCAATTCTGGACGCCGGGCCGACACTCATCGGCTTGGTGATCGCCGTTATCGTGTTCACCTGCCTCCTCATCGAGTTCGTCTCTCGAAACGTGTTCGGAATGGCCGACAAAACTGGGTCACTGCTCGCAGCGGGCGCGAGCATCTGTGGCGTCTCAGCTATCGTCGCCGTCTCCGGAAGTATCCACGCCGACGAAGACCAAATCGCGTACGCCGTCGCCACCATTCTGCTGTTCGACGCGCTCACGCTCGCAGCATACCCACTGGTCGGCCACCTGCTCGGACTCACTGATACCGTCTTCGGCGTCTGGGCCGGGCTGAGCATGTTCAGCACCGGCCCGGTCGCGGCCGCTGGTTTCGCCTACTCAGAAACCGCTGGACAGTGGGCAACCGTGACGAAGCTCACCCGCAACCTCTTCATCGGACTCGCAGTCGTCGCATACTCCGTCTACTATGCCCGTCGTCGCGCGACGTCTACCCGATCCATCGACTCGCTATCGCTGCTCTGGACGAAGTTCCCCAAATTCGTCCTCGGGTTCGTAGCCGTAATGGTTGTCGCCAACCTCGGCATCCTCACACCCACACAGGTCACGTCGGCCCGACACGCCTACCAGTGGCTCTTCCTCCTCGCATTCGCCGGCCTCGGAATGCACATCCGAGTTGCCGACGTACGCGACACGGGTCTTCGACCAGTCATCGTCGTATTCGTGAGCCTGCTCGTTGTCAGTTCAGTGACACTGTTCGTCGTCTCCGCGCTGTTCGGTCTCTGA
- a CDS encoding aminopeptidase: protein MTDDMLELEMSPTSAAIVEQCLSVTPDDEVLVITDPRKVGVAKSIATASNAIGAETVTAIMPLLESHGNDPPDTIADAMATADVAFTCTTHAITHTRARLRAAEQGTRIGILRSVTEDMMVEGAMTVDFETLRRRTEALADIVTDASHAHVTSDKGTDIEFSIDGCQAFSLDGYFHEEYGFATLPPGESPTHPAEGTANGTIVIDVSMDNIGHLDDPIELTFENGFVTDVTGGDEAEELRAILDRSDENAGNLAEFAIGTNPKAKLIGNLAEDKKLAGTIHFAIGDNESLGGTTKSNIHLDGVVRTPTVQLDDLVVVENGVLDTDLLDEHQRS from the coding sequence ATGACGGACGACATGCTCGAACTAGAGATGAGTCCGACTTCGGCCGCCATCGTCGAGCAGTGCCTCTCGGTCACGCCCGACGACGAAGTGTTGGTCATCACGGACCCACGCAAGGTCGGAGTCGCAAAAAGTATCGCCACCGCCTCGAACGCCATCGGCGCAGAGACAGTCACCGCAATCATGCCACTCTTAGAGAGCCACGGCAACGACCCACCCGACACTATCGCCGACGCGATGGCGACGGCCGACGTGGCGTTCACCTGCACCACCCACGCAATCACCCACACCCGAGCACGGTTACGAGCAGCAGAACAAGGCACACGAATCGGCATCCTGCGAAGCGTCACGGAAGACATGATGGTCGAAGGCGCGATGACCGTCGACTTCGAGACCCTCCGCAGACGGACGGAAGCACTCGCGGACATCGTCACCGACGCTTCTCACGCCCACGTCACCAGCGACAAGGGCACCGACATCGAATTCAGTATCGACGGCTGTCAGGCGTTCTCACTCGACGGCTACTTCCACGAAGAGTACGGGTTTGCGACGCTCCCCCCGGGCGAGTCACCGACGCATCCCGCCGAAGGAACAGCCAACGGCACCATCGTCATCGACGTGTCGATGGACAACATCGGCCACCTCGACGACCCTATCGAACTAACGTTCGAAAACGGCTTCGTCACCGACGTCACCGGTGGCGACGAAGCCGAGGAACTCCGTGCCATCCTCGACCGAAGCGACGAGAACGCGGGCAACCTCGCCGAGTTCGCAATCGGGACGAACCCAAAAGCGAAACTCATCGGCAACCTGGCGGAAGACAAGAAACTCGCGGGCACGATTCACTTCGCCATCGGCGACAACGAATCGCTCGGCGGCACGACTAAGAGCAACATCCACCTCGATGGCGTCGTTCGAACGCCAACGGTCCAACTGGACGACCTCGTCGTCGTCGAGAATGGCGTTCTCGACACCGACCTGCTCGACGAACACCAGCGGTCGTGA
- a CDS encoding mandelate racemase/muconate lactonizing enzyme family protein: protein MELESADVHRLSVPMRGSYGSAHHREFTTMESTLVVLTDTDGRRGIGTADATPGYSRQTHDDIQRSLTDHILPSLLDRNPRHPNGLDALLREFHGIPNAKCAVEMAWLDLYCRRDDRPLHGLLNGPLQERVALNGWVGIDTPAEMASEARTWRDDGYQSVKIKLSGDPEGDIERVQAVCDAVADEMQVRADVNAGYDVETAIDVARRLESLPLVHLEQPVPKDDIAGLAAVTESTTTTIMADECIQTAGDAFEVLKGEAADRIKVKALRLGGLFGTRRVQDAADLAGVECVLGHGFGLTPATSAELQLAATQSNVFEGVECVGPLKMQVEPFEPAIDFEDGTAVLPDGPGLGVDLAGDELDEFVTQSARVER, encoded by the coding sequence ATGGAACTCGAATCCGCGGACGTCCACCGACTATCGGTGCCGATGCGTGGCTCATATGGGAGCGCACACCACCGAGAGTTCACCACGATGGAATCGACGCTGGTCGTCCTCACCGACACTGATGGTAGACGAGGAATTGGGACTGCAGACGCAACACCCGGCTACTCCCGCCAGACGCACGACGACATCCAACGGTCGCTAACCGACCACATATTGCCGTCGCTCCTTGACCGCAACCCCAGGCATCCGAACGGACTCGACGCCTTGTTGAGAGAGTTCCACGGGATACCGAATGCGAAGTGTGCCGTCGAAATGGCGTGGTTGGACCTGTACTGCCGACGTGACGACCGACCACTCCACGGCCTACTGAACGGCCCACTGCAAGAGCGAGTGGCACTCAACGGCTGGGTCGGCATCGACACGCCTGCCGAGATGGCGAGCGAAGCACGAACATGGCGTGACGACGGCTATCAGTCAGTGAAAATTAAGCTCTCAGGCGACCCAGAAGGAGATATCGAGCGAGTACAGGCCGTCTGTGACGCGGTCGCTGACGAGATGCAGGTTCGTGCCGACGTCAACGCGGGGTACGACGTCGAGACTGCAATCGACGTCGCACGGCGACTCGAATCGCTTCCACTGGTGCATCTCGAACAACCAGTCCCGAAAGACGACATCGCTGGACTGGCCGCGGTCACCGAATCGACGACTACCACGATTATGGCCGACGAGTGCATCCAAACCGCTGGAGACGCGTTCGAGGTGCTCAAAGGAGAGGCCGCGGATAGAATCAAAGTGAAGGCGCTCCGCCTCGGTGGGTTGTTTGGAACGCGCCGAGTTCAGGATGCCGCGGACCTCGCGGGTGTCGAGTGTGTCCTCGGACACGGGTTCGGACTCACGCCCGCGACGAGCGCGGAACTGCAACTGGCGGCGACGCAGTCGAACGTTTTCGAGGGTGTCGAGTGCGTCGGTCCGTTGAAGATGCAAGTCGAACCCTTCGAGCCAGCTATCGACTTCGAAGATGGTACTGCCGTCCTTCCAGATGGGCCGGGACTCGGTGTCGACTTGGCTGGCGACGAACTCGATGAATTCGTCACACAGTCTGCACGGGTAGAACGCTAA